One genomic segment of Streptomyces sp. NBC_00239 includes these proteins:
- a CDS encoding SDR family oxidoreductase — translation MTAAPAHTPAHTPAYTHGHHLLDGRTAVITAAAGAGIGGATARRFLEEGARIVIGDAHARRLKETAERLTAEFGAGRVAALPCDVTEEDQVQALFDLAEHTHGRLDIVVNNAGLGGTAHLVDMTDDQWSNVLDVTLNGTFRCTRAALRRLRDSHGPGDGGGGAVIVNNASVVGWRAQTGQAHYAAAKAGVMALTRCAALEAAEFGVRVNAVAPSLAMHPHLVKVTSQELLEELTAREAFGRYAEPWEIANVIVFLASSYSSYMTGETVSVSSQRA, via the coding sequence ATGACAGCGGCACCCGCCCACACACCCGCCCACACACCCGCCTACACGCACGGCCACCACCTGCTCGACGGCCGCACCGCCGTCATCACCGCCGCCGCCGGAGCCGGCATCGGCGGGGCCACTGCCCGCAGGTTCCTGGAGGAGGGCGCCCGGATCGTCATCGGCGACGCCCACGCCCGGCGCCTGAAGGAGACCGCCGAACGCCTGACCGCCGAATTCGGCGCCGGCCGCGTCGCCGCCCTGCCCTGCGACGTCACCGAAGAGGACCAGGTACAGGCCCTCTTCGACCTCGCCGAACACACCCACGGCCGCCTCGACATCGTCGTCAACAACGCCGGACTCGGCGGCACCGCGCACCTCGTCGACATGACCGACGACCAGTGGTCGAACGTCCTCGACGTCACCTTGAACGGCACCTTCCGCTGCACCCGCGCCGCCCTGCGCCGACTCCGCGACAGCCACGGCCCCGGCGACGGCGGCGGCGGCGCGGTGATCGTCAACAACGCCTCCGTCGTCGGCTGGCGCGCACAGACCGGCCAGGCCCACTACGCCGCCGCCAAGGCCGGGGTGATGGCCCTGACCCGCTGCGCGGCGCTGGAGGCCGCCGAGTTCGGCGTCCGCGTCAACGCGGTCGCCCCCAGCCTGGCCATGCACCCGCACCTGGTGAAGGTCACCAGCCAGGAGTTGCTGGAGGAACTCACCGCCCGCGAGGCCTTCGGCCGGTACGCCGAACCCTGGGAGATAGCCAACGTCATCGTCTTCCTCGCCAGCAGCTACTCCTCCTACATGACGGGCGAGACCGTCTCCGTCAGCAGCCAGCGCGCCTAG
- a CDS encoding DEAD/DEAH box helicase: MTSSSSARAPRRPSSNRGAAQGRPKAAAGRPKAVARPQEFTMPETLTPALPPVASFEDLDMPAALLKTLTAQGVTEPFPIQGATLPNSLAGRDLLGRGRTGSGKTLAFGLALLARTAGRRAEPRAPLALVLVPTRELAQQVTDALTPYATSVNLRIATVVGGMSINRQATALKRGAEVLVATPGRLKDLIDRGDVTLAQVAITVLDEADQMTDMGFLPQVTALLKQVEEGGQRLLFSATLDKNVDRLVKQFLTDPVTHSVDPSAGAVVTMEHHVLYVLDETDKKAVTARIAARDGRVIMFLDTKRSVDRLVKRLLASGVRASGLHGGRSQPQRNRTLDQFKNGQVTALIATNVAARGIHIDDLDLVVNVDPPTDHKDYLHRGGRTARAGESGSVVTLVLPEQKRDMSRLMSDAGIAPRAAQIRSSDEELARLTGAREPSGVPVVVDVPQPAAPARAKSPAKPRRSRPAGSGSGAPAAGATTAGARTRRPRTGGQPAGGAAATGTGTTSRTRSGGGQARTGGGQPRTGGGQARTGGGQARRQGGGGRPASGRTA, encoded by the coding sequence ATGACCAGCTCCAGCTCCGCCCGTGCCCCCCGCCGCCCCAGCAGCAACCGGGGCGCCGCCCAGGGCCGCCCGAAGGCCGCCGCTGGCCGCCCGAAGGCCGTGGCGCGGCCCCAGGAATTCACCATGCCGGAGACCTTGACCCCCGCCCTGCCCCCGGTCGCCTCCTTCGAGGACCTGGACATGCCGGCCGCGCTGCTCAAGACCCTCACCGCCCAGGGTGTGACCGAGCCCTTCCCCATCCAGGGCGCCACCCTGCCGAACTCGCTCGCCGGCCGTGACCTCCTCGGCCGCGGCCGCACCGGCTCCGGCAAGACCCTCGCGTTCGGCCTGGCCCTGCTCGCCCGCACCGCCGGCCGCCGCGCCGAGCCCCGCGCGCCGCTGGCCCTGGTCCTCGTACCGACCCGCGAGCTCGCGCAGCAGGTCACCGACGCGCTGACCCCGTACGCGACCTCCGTCAACCTGCGCATAGCCACGGTCGTCGGCGGCATGTCGATCAACCGGCAGGCCACCGCCCTCAAGCGCGGCGCCGAAGTGCTCGTCGCCACCCCGGGCCGCCTCAAGGACCTCATCGACCGCGGCGACGTCACCCTCGCCCAGGTCGCGATCACCGTCCTCGACGAAGCCGACCAGATGACCGACATGGGCTTCCTGCCCCAGGTCACCGCCCTGCTCAAGCAGGTCGAGGAGGGCGGCCAGCGGCTGCTCTTCTCCGCGACCCTCGACAAGAACGTCGACCGGCTGGTCAAGCAGTTCCTCACCGACCCGGTGACGCACTCCGTGGACCCCTCGGCCGGCGCCGTCGTCACCATGGAGCACCACGTCCTGTACGTCCTGGACGAGACCGACAAGAAGGCCGTCACCGCGCGCATCGCCGCCCGCGACGGCCGCGTCATCATGTTCCTGGACACCAAGCGCTCCGTGGACCGCCTCGTCAAGCGGCTCCTCGCCAGCGGCGTACGCGCCTCCGGCCTGCACGGCGGCCGCTCCCAGCCGCAGCGCAACCGCACCCTGGACCAGTTCAAGAACGGCCAGGTCACCGCGCTGATCGCGACCAACGTCGCGGCCCGCGGCATCCACATCGACGACCTCGACCTCGTCGTCAACGTGGACCCGCCCACCGACCACAAGGACTACCTGCACCGCGGCGGACGCACCGCCCGCGCCGGCGAGTCCGGCAGCGTGGTCACCCTGGTGCTGCCCGAGCAGAAGCGCGACATGAGCCGCCTGATGTCGGACGCCGGGATCGCCCCGCGCGCCGCGCAGATCCGTTCCTCCGACGAGGAGCTGGCCCGCCTCACCGGCGCCCGCGAGCCCTCCGGCGTCCCGGTCGTCGTGGACGTGCCCCAGCCGGCGGCCCCCGCCCGGGCGAAGTCCCCGGCCAAGCCGCGGCGCTCCCGCCCGGCCGGCTCCGGCAGCGGCGCGCCCGCCGCCGGCGCCACCACCGCGGGTGCCCGCACCCGCCGGCCCCGCACCGGCGGCCAGCCCGCCGGCGGCGCCGCCGCCACGGGCACCGGCACGACCTCGCGCACCCGCTCCGGCGGCGGCCAGGCCCGCACCGGCGGCGGCCAGCCGCGCACCGGCGGCGGCCAGGCCCGTACCGGTGGCGGCCAGGCCCGCCGCCAGGGCGGCGGCGGCCGTCCCGCGTCCGGCCGCACGGCCTGA
- a CDS encoding TetR/AcrR family transcriptional regulator: MPTKNSDSKQPATARKKPPVTASPERRRELLDTAAEVFAAQGYNATTVRKIADAAGMLAGSLYYHFDSKESMLDEILSTFLTELWDGYDAVLDAGLGPRETIEALVTESFREIDRHRAAVAIYQKESRTLAAQPRFHYLSDSQQKFEKAWLGTLERGVEAEVFRADLDIRLTYRFVRDTVWVAASWYRPGGQHSPEEIARQYLSMVLDGIAVRT, translated from the coding sequence GTGCCCACGAAGAACAGCGACAGCAAGCAGCCCGCCACCGCCAGGAAGAAGCCCCCGGTGACCGCCTCGCCCGAGCGCCGGCGCGAGCTCCTCGACACCGCCGCCGAGGTGTTCGCGGCACAGGGTTACAACGCCACCACCGTCCGCAAGATCGCCGACGCCGCCGGCATGCTCGCCGGCAGCCTCTACTACCACTTCGATTCCAAGGAATCGATGCTCGACGAGATCCTCTCCACCTTCCTGACCGAGCTGTGGGACGGGTACGACGCCGTGCTCGACGCCGGACTCGGCCCCAGGGAGACCATCGAGGCCCTCGTCACCGAGTCCTTCCGCGAGATCGACCGGCACCGCGCCGCCGTCGCGATCTACCAGAAGGAATCCCGCACCCTGGCCGCGCAGCCCCGCTTCCACTACCTCTCCGATTCGCAGCAGAAGTTCGAGAAGGCCTGGCTGGGGACGCTGGAGCGCGGGGTCGAGGCCGAGGTCTTCCGGGCCGACCTGGACATCCGCCTCACCTACCGGTTCGTCCGCGACACGGTCTGGGTGGCGGCCTCCTGGTACCGGCCCGGCGGCCAGCACAGCCCCGAGGAGATCGCCCGCCAGTACCTGTCGATGGTGCTGGACGGCATCGCCGTGCGGACGTAA
- a CDS encoding acetyl-CoA C-acetyltransferase, with protein MPEAYIVEAVRTPVGRRGGGLAGVHPADLGAHVLKALVERSGVEPGAVEDVVFGCLDTVGPQAGDIARTAWLAAGLPEEVPGVTVDRQCGSSQQAVHFAAQGVLSGTQDLVVAGGTQNMSMIPIAFASRQAAEPLGLTEGPYAGSAGWRARYGDAPVNQFHGAQLIAEKWGISRRDMEEFALRSHRRAARAIDEGRFTRETVPYGNVTTDEGPRRDTTLEKMAGLKPVVAGGTITAAVSSQVSDGAAAMLLASERAVREHGLTPRARIHHLSVRGEDPIRMLSAPIPATAYALKKAGMTLDDIDLVEINEAFAPVVLAWLKETGADPAKVNPNGGAIALGHPLGATGVKLMTTLLHELERTGGRYGLQTMCEGGGQANVTIIERL; from the coding sequence ATGCCCGAGGCCTACATCGTCGAAGCGGTCCGCACCCCCGTCGGCAGGCGGGGCGGGGGACTGGCCGGGGTACACCCCGCCGACCTCGGCGCACACGTGCTGAAGGCCCTGGTCGAACGCTCCGGAGTGGAACCCGGTGCCGTCGAGGACGTCGTCTTCGGCTGCCTCGACACGGTCGGCCCGCAGGCCGGCGACATCGCCCGCACCGCATGGCTGGCCGCCGGGCTGCCCGAAGAGGTCCCCGGCGTCACCGTCGACCGCCAGTGCGGCTCCTCCCAGCAGGCCGTGCACTTCGCCGCACAGGGCGTCCTCTCCGGCACCCAGGACCTGGTGGTCGCCGGCGGCACCCAGAACATGTCGATGATCCCGATCGCCTTCGCCTCCCGGCAGGCCGCCGAGCCCCTCGGCCTGACCGAAGGCCCCTACGCCGGCTCGGCGGGCTGGCGGGCCCGCTACGGCGACGCGCCCGTCAACCAGTTCCACGGCGCCCAGCTCATCGCCGAGAAATGGGGCATCTCCCGCCGCGACATGGAGGAGTTCGCGCTGCGCTCCCACCGGCGGGCCGCCCGCGCCATCGACGAGGGCCGCTTCACCCGCGAGACCGTCCCCTACGGGAACGTGACCACCGACGAGGGCCCGCGCCGCGACACCACCCTGGAGAAGATGGCGGGCCTGAAACCGGTCGTCGCGGGCGGCACCATCACCGCCGCCGTCTCCTCCCAGGTCTCCGACGGCGCGGCCGCCATGCTGCTCGCCTCGGAACGCGCCGTACGCGAGCACGGACTGACCCCTCGGGCCCGCATCCACCACCTGTCGGTGCGCGGCGAGGACCCGATCCGGATGCTGTCGGCCCCCATCCCGGCGACCGCGTACGCACTGAAGAAGGCCGGCATGACCCTCGACGACATCGACCTGGTCGAGATCAACGAGGCCTTCGCCCCCGTCGTGCTCGCCTGGCTGAAGGAGACCGGCGCGGACCCGGCGAAGGTCAACCCCAACGGAGGAGCCATCGCCCTGGGCCACCCGCTGGGCGCCACCGGCGTCAAGCTGATGACGACACTGCTGCACGAACTGGAGCGGACCGGCGGCCGCTACGGCCTCCAGACCATGTGCGAGGGCGGCGGCCAGGCGAACGTCACGATCATCGAACGCCTCTGA
- a CDS encoding tyrosine-protein phosphatase, protein MSRARRTRRIRLASAGALLCALAVGTLPATAHATAGSPGSAGTPGSAGSAGSAAAALLRQHPRAPYGTTAIRQIPLQGAVNVRDLGGYRTYTGGQVRQGLVYRSDALGKVTDADVATLAGLGLAKVVDFRIPLEVQYDGGDRLPAGLAVTSRPVSDLGLFGTLLTAIGSGDPVRQEAMLGGGRAEAYMRDIYRTFVTSAENRAQFAATLRDLAAGGQGPLLFHCTSGKDRTGWLGYVLLRALAVPEGTAAQDYLASNAFRGAYDARVREGLRQSGRMQNPDLLIPLQEVRQDYLDAATAQLAADYGDFYGYLTRGLGLDLSTLAKLHSRLVR, encoded by the coding sequence ATGAGCCGTGCTCGAAGAACGCGACGGATCCGGCTGGCTTCGGCGGGGGCGCTGCTGTGCGCACTCGCCGTGGGGACGCTCCCGGCGACCGCGCACGCGACCGCCGGGAGCCCGGGGAGCGCCGGGACTCCGGGGAGCGCCGGAAGTGCGGGGAGCGCCGCGGCCGCGCTGCTGCGCCAGCATCCGCGGGCGCCGTACGGGACGACGGCGATCCGGCAGATACCCCTGCAGGGCGCGGTCAACGTCCGTGACCTGGGCGGATACCGCACGTACACGGGCGGTCAGGTGCGCCAGGGCCTGGTGTACCGCTCGGACGCGCTCGGCAAGGTGACGGACGCCGACGTCGCCACCCTGGCGGGGCTGGGGCTGGCGAAGGTCGTGGACTTCCGGATCCCGCTGGAGGTCCAGTACGACGGCGGCGACCGGCTGCCGGCGGGGCTCGCGGTGACCTCGCGGCCGGTGAGCGACCTCGGGCTGTTCGGGACGCTGCTGACGGCGATCGGGAGCGGCGACCCGGTCCGGCAGGAGGCGATGCTGGGCGGCGGACGGGCGGAGGCGTACATGCGGGACATCTACCGCACGTTCGTCACGAGCGCCGAGAACCGGGCGCAGTTCGCGGCGACGCTGCGGGACCTGGCGGCCGGCGGGCAGGGCCCGCTGCTGTTCCACTGCACGTCGGGCAAGGACCGTACGGGCTGGCTGGGCTACGTGCTGCTGCGCGCGCTGGCCGTGCCCGAGGGGACGGCCGCGCAGGACTACCTGGCGTCGAACGCGTTCCGCGGCGCGTACGACGCCCGGGTCCGCGAGGGGCTGCGGCAGTCCGGCCGGATGCAGAATCCGGATCTGCTGATCCCGCTCCAGGAGGTCCGTCAGGACTACCTGGACGCGGCGACCGCGCAGCTGGCCGCCGACTACGGCGACTTCTACGGGTACCTGACGCGCGGGCTGGGCCTCGACCTGTCCACGCTGGCGAAGCTCCATTCCCGGCTGGTCCGCTGA
- a CDS encoding class I SAM-dependent methyltransferase: protein MTNSARARAFDRAAAQYGAYRPAYPTALFEVMEDLAGRRLRGARVADIGAGTGIATALLHARGARVLGVEPGAAMAAEFRRRLPGVPLVRGDGNRLPLADRSAEFVTYAQSFHWTDPALSIPEAARVLRPGGALALFWNEPDVSVPWIAGQDARLREAFGPGWYVSDHTLPDSAPAFTRRRMLWSRRVSLDAHLAKLATHSLFLVDGRPGTREFLAEERALLAREFPAGEVEEHYAVTLRLTVPVPASASAPGGSHSSGS, encoded by the coding sequence ATGACGAACTCAGCCCGCGCACGCGCCTTCGACCGGGCCGCCGCCCAGTACGGCGCGTACCGCCCCGCCTACCCCACCGCCCTCTTCGAAGTCATGGAGGACCTGGCCGGCCGCCGGCTGCGCGGGGCACGGGTCGCCGACATCGGTGCGGGCACCGGCATCGCGACCGCCCTGCTCCACGCCCGCGGCGCCCGCGTACTCGGCGTCGAGCCGGGCGCGGCGATGGCCGCGGAGTTCCGGCGGCGCCTGCCCGGCGTCCCTCTCGTGCGCGGCGACGGCAACCGCCTCCCGCTGGCCGACCGCTCCGCCGAGTTCGTGACGTACGCGCAGTCCTTCCACTGGACCGACCCGGCCCTCTCGATCCCGGAGGCCGCGCGCGTGCTGCGCCCGGGCGGCGCGCTCGCGCTGTTCTGGAACGAGCCGGACGTGTCCGTGCCGTGGATCGCGGGCCAGGACGCCCGCCTGCGGGAGGCGTTCGGCCCCGGCTGGTACGTGTCCGACCACACCCTGCCGGACTCCGCGCCGGCCTTCACCCGCCGCCGGATGCTGTGGTCGCGGCGGGTGTCCCTGGACGCGCACCTGGCCAAGCTGGCCACGCACTCCCTCTTCCTCGTCGACGGCCGCCCGGGCACCCGGGAGTTCCTCGCGGAGGAAAGGGCCCTGCTGGCGCGGGAGTTCCCGGCCGGCGAGGTCGAGGAGCACTACGCGGTGACGCTGCGGCTGACCGTACCCGTTCCCGCATCCGCATCAGCACCCGGCGGCTCTCACAGCAGCGGGTCGTAG
- a CDS encoding NAD(P)H-dependent flavin oxidoreductase — METALTKLVGIEHPVVQTGMGWVAGPRLVSATANAGALGILASATMTLEQLRSAVREVKSRTGAPFGVNLRADAGDAAERAQLIVDEGVRVASFALAPSRELIARLKDAGVVVIPSVGARRHAEKVAGWGADAVIVQGGEGGGHTGEVATTVLLPQVVDAVDIPVVAAGGFHDGRGLVAALAFGAAGVAMGTRFLLTSDSTVPDAVKARYLAAAVKDVTVTTAVDGLPHRMLRTPLVASLERSGRAGALLRAVRHAAGFRRISGMGWPQMVRDGLAMKHGKDLSWSQVLLAANTPMLLKASMVEGRTDLGIMASGQVAGVIEDLPSCAELVARVMAEAQQVLDELPRRYDT, encoded by the coding sequence ATGGAGACGGCGCTCACGAAGCTCGTCGGCATCGAGCATCCGGTGGTGCAGACGGGGATGGGCTGGGTGGCGGGTCCGCGGCTGGTGTCGGCGACCGCGAACGCGGGGGCGCTGGGCATCCTCGCGTCCGCGACCATGACGCTGGAGCAGCTGCGGTCGGCGGTCCGCGAGGTGAAGTCCCGTACCGGCGCCCCGTTCGGGGTGAACCTGCGGGCGGACGCCGGGGACGCGGCCGAGCGGGCGCAGCTGATCGTCGACGAAGGGGTGCGGGTCGCCTCGTTCGCGCTGGCGCCGTCGCGGGAGCTGATCGCGCGGCTGAAGGACGCGGGCGTGGTGGTGATCCCGTCGGTGGGGGCGCGGCGGCACGCGGAGAAGGTCGCCGGGTGGGGTGCGGACGCGGTGATCGTGCAGGGCGGCGAGGGTGGCGGGCACACCGGGGAGGTGGCCACGACGGTGTTGTTGCCGCAGGTGGTGGACGCGGTGGACATCCCGGTGGTCGCGGCGGGCGGTTTCCACGACGGGCGGGGGCTGGTGGCGGCGCTCGCGTTCGGGGCGGCGGGCGTCGCGATGGGCACCCGTTTCCTGCTCACCTCGGATTCGACCGTTCCGGACGCCGTGAAGGCGCGCTATCTGGCGGCGGCGGTGAAGGACGTCACGGTGACCACGGCCGTGGACGGGCTGCCGCACCGGATGCTGCGCACCCCGCTGGTGGCGTCGCTGGAGCGGTCGGGGCGGGCCGGGGCGCTGCTGCGGGCGGTGCGGCACGCGGCGGGGTTCCGCCGGATCTCGGGGATGGGCTGGCCGCAGATGGTGCGGGACGGGCTGGCGATGAAACACGGCAAGGACCTGTCCTGGAGCCAGGTCCTGCTCGCCGCGAACACCCCGATGCTCCTGAAGGCGTCCATGGTCGAGGGCCGTACGGACCTCGGAATCATGGCATCGGGCCAGGTCGCGGGCGTGATCGAGGACCTTCCGTCGTGTGCGGAGCTCGTCGCCCGGGTGATGGCCGAGGCACAGCAGGTACTGGACGAGCTGCCAAGGAGATACGACACATGA
- a CDS encoding cold-shock protein, producing MANGTVKWFNSEKGFGFIEQEGGGPDVFAHYSNIATQGFRELQEGQKVTFDVTQGQKGPQAENILPA from the coding sequence ATGGCCAACGGCACCGTGAAGTGGTTCAACTCGGAAAAGGGCTTCGGCTTCATCGAGCAGGAGGGTGGCGGCCCGGACGTGTTCGCCCACTACTCCAACATCGCCACCCAGGGCTTCCGTGAGCTCCAGGAAGGCCAGAAGGTGACCTTCGACGTCACGCAGGGCCAGAAGGGCCCCCAGGCGGAGAACATCCTCCCCGCCTGA
- a CDS encoding terpene synthase family protein, whose protein sequence is MQDHVLSQLPPIPCPFPSLVHPAADLAEAHVRYYGRRFGLVTTVVSGERFDRAGYGMFAARAFPTACDIELLAEWAAWLFVFDDEFDESGRPAERALLVGEVLAEIRAILTPDLGPPPGRPTNPLTVALADMWPRTARRMALGWRQRFAGHLCAFVDVYRSEISNRRFTTPPSLEDYLPFRRVVGAVDACWDLIEASQGESLPEELVAHDLCQAVRIAANDVCCWTNDIISLNKEYARGDMNNIVAVLRHTHRLGWPQAAARAAGMVAVRTQDYLAARRALAESPVSTAYLERCLDAMSHWMAGSRAWHLWSHRYRDIEHAPPLEDPSYYDPLL, encoded by the coding sequence ATGCAAGACCATGTCCTGTCGCAGTTACCACCCATCCCGTGCCCGTTCCCCTCGCTCGTCCATCCGGCGGCGGACCTCGCGGAGGCCCATGTCCGCTACTACGGGCGACGGTTCGGGCTGGTCACCACTGTCGTGTCCGGCGAGCGCTTCGACCGGGCGGGCTACGGCATGTTCGCGGCCCGCGCGTTCCCCACGGCCTGCGACATCGAGCTGCTCGCCGAATGGGCGGCCTGGCTGTTCGTCTTCGACGACGAGTTCGACGAATCCGGCCGCCCGGCCGAGCGGGCCCTGCTGGTCGGCGAGGTGCTCGCCGAGATCCGCGCCATCCTCACCCCGGACCTCGGTCCGCCCCCCGGGCGCCCGACCAACCCGCTGACCGTCGCACTCGCCGACATGTGGCCCCGTACGGCCCGCCGGATGGCCCTCGGCTGGCGCCAGAGGTTCGCCGGCCACCTGTGCGCGTTCGTGGACGTCTACCGCAGCGAGATATCCAACCGGCGGTTCACCACCCCGCCCTCCCTGGAGGACTACCTGCCGTTCCGCCGGGTCGTCGGCGCCGTCGACGCCTGCTGGGACCTCATCGAGGCCTCCCAGGGCGAGAGCCTCCCGGAGGAGCTCGTCGCCCACGACCTGTGCCAGGCCGTACGGATCGCCGCCAACGACGTCTGCTGCTGGACCAACGACATCATCTCCCTCAACAAGGAGTACGCCCGCGGCGACATGAACAACATCGTGGCCGTGCTGCGCCACACCCACCGCCTCGGCTGGCCGCAGGCCGCGGCCCGCGCGGCCGGCATGGTCGCCGTGCGCACCCAGGACTACCTCGCCGCCCGCCGAGCCCTCGCCGAATCCCCGGTGTCCACGGCCTACCTGGAACGCTGCCTGGACGCGATGTCGCACTGGATGGCCGGCAGCCGCGCCTGGCACCTGTGGTCACACCGCTACCGCGACATCGAGCACGCCCCGCCCCTGGAGGACCCCAGCTACTACGACCCGCTGCTGTGA
- a CDS encoding acyl-CoA dehydrogenase family protein, whose product MDLTQTPEQAAFRVEARAWLRENVPPGPLPSLETAEGFAAHREWEGRLAADRWSAVSWPARYGGRDADIFHWLVFEEEYHAAGAPGRVSQNGISLLAPTLFDHGTPEQRDRVLPPMARGEVIWAQAWSEPEAGSDLASLRSTAVRTDGGWLLSGQKTWSSRAAFADRAFGIFRSDPQAPRPHQGLTYLMFDLRAPGVTVRPIGRLDGKPAFAELFLDGVFVPDEDVIGEPGQGWRIAMSTTGNERGLTLRSPGRFLAAADRLTALWRERADPADTALRDRVADAVVGARAYQLFTWANATRFAAGEVIGAESSLNKVFWSELDIALHETALDLLGPDAELAAGPWSEPWLFALAGPIYAGTNEIQRDIIAERLLGLPKGRR is encoded by the coding sequence GTGGACCTCACGCAGACGCCGGAGCAGGCGGCCTTCCGGGTCGAGGCCCGGGCCTGGCTCCGGGAGAACGTGCCGCCCGGCCCGCTGCCCTCCCTGGAGACGGCCGAGGGATTCGCGGCCCACCGGGAGTGGGAGGGGCGGCTCGCCGCGGACCGCTGGTCCGCGGTGTCGTGGCCCGCGCGGTACGGCGGACGGGACGCGGACATCTTCCACTGGCTGGTGTTCGAGGAGGAGTACCACGCGGCCGGGGCGCCCGGCCGGGTCTCGCAGAACGGCATCAGCCTGCTCGCCCCCACCCTCTTCGACCACGGCACGCCCGAGCAGCGGGACCGGGTGCTGCCGCCGATGGCGCGCGGCGAGGTGATCTGGGCGCAGGCCTGGTCGGAGCCGGAGGCGGGCTCGGACCTGGCCTCGCTGCGGTCGACGGCGGTGCGCACGGACGGCGGCTGGCTGCTGTCCGGGCAGAAGACGTGGTCCTCGCGGGCCGCGTTCGCGGACCGGGCGTTCGGCATCTTCCGCAGCGACCCGCAGGCGCCCAGGCCGCACCAGGGGCTCACGTACCTGATGTTCGACCTGCGGGCGCCGGGGGTCACCGTGCGGCCGATCGGACGGCTCGACGGCAAGCCGGCGTTCGCGGAGCTCTTCCTGGACGGGGTGTTCGTCCCCGACGAGGACGTGATCGGCGAGCCGGGGCAGGGCTGGCGGATCGCGATGTCGACGACCGGCAACGAGCGGGGGTTGACGCTGCGCTCGCCGGGCCGGTTCCTGGCGGCCGCGGACCGGCTGACGGCGCTGTGGCGCGAGCGCGCCGACCCCGCGGACACGGCGCTGCGCGACCGGGTGGCCGACGCGGTCGTCGGCGCGCGTGCGTACCAGCTGTTCACCTGGGCGAACGCGACGCGGTTCGCGGCGGGGGAGGTGATCGGCGCGGAGTCCAGTCTGAACAAGGTGTTCTGGTCGGAGCTCGACATCGCCCTCCACGAGACGGCCCTGGACCTGTTGGGACCGGACGCGGAGCTGGCGGCCGGACCCTGGTCGGAGCCCTGGCTCTTCGCCCTGGCCGGGCCGATCTACGCGGGCACCAACGAGATCCAGCGCGACATCATCGCCGAGCGGCTGCTCGGCCTCCCGAAGGGCCGCCGCTGA
- a CDS encoding acyl-CoA dehydrogenase family protein, which produces MRFQPTAEQADFARSVGSLLSAAAVPSVVRAWSAGDHGPGRALFEKLAGTGVFALAVPERYEGLGPLPDVAAVAFTELGRYAVPGPLVESAAAAVLLDRLGQDGTAGRFLPELADGSAQATLTLPGGSPYALDADAARWRFAVTAAGELYLSPGPGAALASSDPARRLFRPEPGGELLAAGPHVLAAAATAGCWARLLTAAQCLGLGEALLAQTVAYVRGRTQFGAAIGSFQAVKHRLADTLLALEFARPLVWAAALDPGPREVAAAKLAAGEAAYRAAGTALQLHGAVGYTEELDLSLWLRKSRPLRDAWGTPSQCRATTLPPARPQ; this is translated from the coding sequence ATGCGTTTCCAGCCCACCGCCGAGCAGGCGGACTTCGCGCGTTCGGTCGGCTCCCTGCTGTCCGCGGCCGCCGTGCCCTCGGTCGTACGCGCCTGGTCGGCGGGTGACCACGGGCCGGGGCGGGCGCTGTTCGAGAAGCTGGCCGGCACCGGGGTGTTCGCGCTCGCCGTGCCGGAACGGTACGAGGGCCTGGGCCCGCTCCCCGACGTGGCGGCGGTCGCCTTCACCGAGCTGGGGCGGTACGCCGTACCGGGCCCGCTGGTGGAGAGCGCGGCGGCGGCCGTGCTACTGGACCGGCTCGGGCAGGACGGGACGGCCGGCCGGTTCCTGCCGGAGCTGGCCGACGGGTCGGCGCAGGCCACGCTGACCCTGCCGGGCGGGAGCCCGTACGCGCTCGACGCGGACGCGGCGCGGTGGCGGTTCGCGGTGACCGCGGCGGGCGAGCTGTACCTGTCGCCCGGCCCCGGCGCGGCGCTGGCCTCGTCCGACCCGGCCCGGCGGCTGTTCCGGCCGGAGCCGGGCGGCGAGCTGCTCGCCGCGGGGCCGCACGTGCTGGCGGCGGCCGCGACGGCGGGCTGCTGGGCGCGGCTGCTGACGGCGGCGCAGTGCCTGGGGCTCGGCGAGGCGCTGCTCGCGCAGACGGTGGCGTACGTGCGCGGGCGCACCCAGTTCGGGGCGGCGATCGGCTCGTTCCAGGCGGTCAAGCACCGGCTCGCGGACACACTGCTGGCGCTGGAGTTCGCCCGGCCGCTGGTGTGGGCGGCGGCGCTGGATCCCGGCCCGCGGGAGGTCGCCGCGGCCAAGCTCGCGGCGGGCGAGGCGGCCTATAGGGCGGCGGGTACGGCCCTGCAGCTGCACGGCGCGGTCGGCTACACGGAAGAACTCGACCTCTCCCTGTGGCTCCGCAAGTCCCGCCCCCTGCGCGACGCCTGGGGCACCCCGTCCCAATGCCGAGCCACCACCCTGCCCCCCGCACGCCCGCAGTAA